The Candidatus Nitrosymbiomonas proteolyticus genome has a segment encoding these proteins:
- a CDS encoding transposase has protein sequence MKRSKFTEEQIVRILQEAASGQKTQAQLCRDHGVSANTFYVWKRKYAGMQTDDVRHLRELERENAQLKRLLAERDLEIDAVRALFRKNGLALPNPSRGRDS, from the coding sequence ATGAAGAGATCGAAGTTCACCGAGGAGCAGATCGTGAGGATTCTGCAGGAGGCCGCATCGGGCCAGAAGACGCAGGCCCAGCTTTGCCGCGACCACGGAGTCAGCGCGAACACGTTCTACGTGTGGAAGCGCAAGTACGCGGGGATGCAGACAGACGATGTGCGGCATCTGCGCGAGCTCGAGCGGGAGAACGCTCAGCTCAAGCGTCTTCTTGCCGAAAGAGACCTTGAGATCGACGCGGTACGGGCGCTGTTCCGAAAAAACGGACTCGCGCTCCCGAACCCGTCGCGGGGGCGCGATTCCTGA
- a CDS encoding IS2 transposase TnpB, whose amino-acid sequence MERNMTVRRACWMTGISTRAVYEELGPDRDAALREALRRVWRPNMGYRMAHALVKEEFAPLNLKRVHRIWKHERLGRKTRYRKKRTGNPVPLSAEHPNHVWTVDFIHDSCLSGTKLKVLSVEDEFTRECLALEVATRINARKVRDVLAPLFADRGAPRFVRSDNGGEFVARLLAVFLSESGSNSRFIDPGKPWQNGFVESFHSTLRRDHLDVEVFVNLADAQMKTAIYRRYYNEVRPHSSLGYRPPAVAAQSLEFSRATPCLPPNPAGISSAEVYS is encoded by the coding sequence ATGGAGCGGAACATGACGGTCCGCAGGGCTTGCTGGATGACCGGGATCTCGACTCGCGCTGTTTATGAGGAGCTAGGGCCGGACCGGGACGCTGCGCTCAGGGAAGCACTCAGGAGGGTCTGGCGGCCCAACATGGGCTACCGGATGGCGCACGCCCTGGTGAAGGAAGAGTTCGCTCCCCTGAACCTCAAGCGGGTGCATCGAATCTGGAAACACGAGCGGCTCGGCCGCAAGACGCGATATCGCAAGAAGCGGACCGGGAACCCGGTTCCCCTGTCGGCGGAGCATCCCAACCACGTGTGGACGGTGGACTTTATCCATGATTCCTGCCTGAGCGGAACGAAGCTCAAGGTGCTTTCGGTGGAGGATGAGTTCACTCGGGAGTGCCTAGCTCTGGAGGTGGCGACGCGGATCAATGCTCGCAAGGTGCGCGACGTATTGGCTCCGCTCTTTGCCGATCGCGGGGCTCCCCGGTTCGTTCGGAGCGATAACGGCGGCGAGTTCGTTGCCCGGCTGCTCGCGGTGTTTCTCTCTGAATCCGGTTCGAACAGCCGCTTCATCGATCCGGGCAAACCCTGGCAGAACGGGTTCGTGGAGTCGTTCCACTCGACCCTGCGCCGGGATCACCTCGACGTCGAGGTCTTTGTCAATCTGGCCGACGCTCAGATGAAGACGGCGATCTACCGTCGCTACTACAACGAGGTTCGGCCGCATTCGTCGCTTGGCTATCGCCCCCCGGCGGTGGCCGCGCAGAGTCTGGAGTTCAGTCGGGCTACGCCCTGCCTGCCCCCCAACCCTGCTGGGATATCATCAGCGGAGGTCTACTCTTAA
- a CDS encoding hypothetical conserved protein — protein sequence MLLPYRCKNPPETFPLATYLLIAINIAVYAVTSDGFAQVKESVVDAYGLSYQHMSARNWAASLFLHGDPMHLLGNCWFLHIFGASVEGRLKTPKFLILYFFAGLTGDFLHMAIFGPSFPDIPTIGASGAIMGVMGAAIYMFPHAEVLVFYGYGFYWGTTSWALLWVGIMYVAFDVVGVICCGPYSGVANLAHLGGVGGGLLFALIARVKRDTETQSQARSVLADSHDLGILNKYELRSLADTAPDDPLVALHWFRAEERAGFGFSAQCLDGFRRNLRKMIETLPVESVGQALVSYEAAGYQMPIRDGLQIALKLEGSAAPNLAATLYDLLLKRQDLDKESAATALLRRGIVSETKLGLYEIAVAHYEQVVRVDSMSPLAEQARHRIASLKRIGRA from the coding sequence ATGCTACTGCCTTATCGCTGCAAGAACCCGCCGGAGACGTTTCCGCTGGCGACCTATTTGCTCATTGCGATCAACATCGCCGTCTATGCAGTGACGTCGGACGGTTTCGCTCAGGTCAAGGAATCGGTCGTCGATGCGTACGGCCTCAGCTACCAGCACATGAGCGCGAGGAACTGGGCAGCAAGCCTGTTCTTGCATGGCGATCCGATGCACCTGCTCGGCAACTGCTGGTTCTTGCATATTTTCGGGGCCAGCGTCGAGGGCCGGCTCAAGACGCCGAAGTTCCTGATTCTTTACTTCTTTGCGGGCCTTACGGGGGACTTCCTGCACATGGCGATTTTCGGTCCCTCGTTTCCCGACATCCCCACCATCGGCGCATCGGGAGCGATCATGGGGGTCATGGGGGCCGCGATCTACATGTTTCCGCACGCCGAAGTCCTGGTGTTTTATGGGTACGGGTTTTACTGGGGCACCACTTCCTGGGCCCTGCTGTGGGTGGGGATCATGTACGTCGCCTTTGACGTGGTCGGGGTGATCTGCTGCGGGCCGTATTCAGGCGTAGCGAACCTGGCGCACCTGGGAGGAGTCGGAGGTGGGCTGCTTTTTGCCCTGATTGCGAGGGTGAAAAGGGACACGGAAACCCAAAGCCAGGCGCGATCGGTGCTGGCCGACAGTCACGATCTCGGCATTCTGAATAAATATGAACTGAGGTCCCTTGCCGACACTGCCCCGGACGATCCCTTGGTGGCCCTCCACTGGTTTCGAGCGGAGGAACGCGCGGGTTTTGGATTCAGCGCGCAGTGCCTCGACGGTTTCCGACGAAACTTGAGAAAGATGATCGAAACGCTCCCGGTCGAATCGGTCGGCCAGGCGCTGGTCTCGTACGAGGCCGCAGGGTATCAGATGCCCATCCGGGACGGCCTGCAAATCGCCCTGAAGCTCGAGGGCAGCGCGGCTCCGAATCTTGCGGCGACGCTCTACGACCTGCTCCTGAAGCGTCAGGACCTCGATAAGGAGTCTGCGGCGACGGCGCTGCTCCGGCGAGGTATCGTTTCGGAGACGAAGCTTGGGCTGTACGAGATCGCGGTCGCGCACTATGAGCAGGTGGTCCGCGTGGATTCGATGAGCCCGTTGGCGGAGCAGGCGCGGCATCGAATCGCGTCGTTGAAGCGGATCGGGCGGGCGTAG
- a CDS encoding exodeoxyribonuclease III, producing the protein MNPIPPPILTRLLVEAPVPTCPLQPKYPEPEYLPARGSKLDTFMKIATFNANSIRARLDTVIDWLATNEPDVLAVQETKVEDAKFPVEEFEGAGWQVAFHGQKSYNGVALLSRHPILNVTKGFGDLTWPEDCRLIVGEVQGIPILNTYVPNGSAVGSEKFDYKLRWLERFGEFVAKRFSGGNPAVWLGDINIAPTPDDVFEPKKHEGKVGFHPLEKGALGRLTTWGWVDLFREFHEGPGHYTFWEFVIPKAFERNLGWRIDHIYATSRLAETCVSCEIDREPRGWEHPSDHTFVVAEFDV; encoded by the coding sequence ATGAATCCAATTCCCCCTCCGATTCTTACGAGACTGCTAGTAGAAGCGCCCGTCCCTACTTGCCCCCTCCAACCGAAGTACCCCGAACCGGAATATCTGCCTGCTCGCGGCAGTAAACTGGACACGTTTATGAAGATAGCGACATTCAATGCGAACTCCATTCGTGCGAGGCTCGATACCGTCATCGACTGGCTCGCCACGAACGAGCCTGACGTTTTGGCGGTGCAGGAGACCAAGGTCGAAGACGCTAAATTCCCGGTCGAGGAGTTCGAGGGAGCGGGATGGCAAGTCGCATTTCACGGCCAAAAAAGCTACAACGGCGTCGCCCTCCTTTCCCGCCACCCGATTCTCAACGTTACAAAGGGGTTCGGCGACTTGACTTGGCCCGAGGACTGTCGGCTGATCGTAGGGGAAGTTCAGGGAATCCCGATCCTCAACACCTACGTGCCGAACGGATCGGCCGTCGGTTCAGAGAAGTTCGACTACAAACTGCGGTGGCTCGAACGGTTCGGCGAGTTCGTCGCTAAGCGATTCTCCGGTGGAAATCCGGCGGTGTGGCTGGGCGACATCAACATCGCGCCAACCCCCGACGACGTTTTCGAGCCCAAAAAGCACGAGGGGAAAGTTGGGTTTCATCCCCTTGAAAAGGGAGCGCTCGGCCGCCTCACTACTTGGGGATGGGTCGATCTGTTCCGGGAGTTCCACGAGGGGCCGGGGCACTACACCTTCTGGGAGTTCGTCATCCCCAAGGCGTTCGAGCGGAACCTCGGATGGCGCATCGACCACATTTACGCGACTTCCCGGCTTGCCGAAACGTGCGTTTCTTGCGAGATCGACCGCGAGCCCAGGGGATGGGAACACCCGTCTGACCACACCTTCGTCGTCGCCGAGTTCGACGTTTAG
- a CDS encoding 2-methylcitrate dehydratase PrpD, whose product MPNSITLPRDSNQALGIGQFALDFLRGTLGPGPSEQALERVRMFHTDALLCGFSALAMGTNAPTLLRSEAFEYPAKGRGATVFGSGARVQAEKAVAANSAAVREWDSNGTNFGYRPELGHAAGEFGHNDYYPVVVAACQECGLDGATALRAMLLLDEIRGRLAEVFSLKSYKLDHVVHGAIASAATYGALRGATADQIESAIGMFVAHYIPWRAIRAGKQLSDSKGASAAISAEAAVLCAKRAMRGFVGPRDVFRNPEAIFRFFEPTTQGPERWKEAGDSPFDLVLTHSGDDFAVRGMHFKLGLYEHQSAGAIQGLLDLLVAHPSILEGGAEGIERMTILAYEPAFGIIGNPAKMDPRTRQSADHSMAYIVATVLRKALERGVAPAIGGSSAEAWKELMLLPDDYAEADSAIFHPLTRSLMAKIEFLHGGPEYDAKYPEGIPTSLVIRLKSGEAHDSGLVMFPAGHARNTAAPLADILRQKWTRLGAIAFGSDAAAEEAVERFESVAANSAEELDGLTQLPYLGSA is encoded by the coding sequence ATGCCGAACTCGATCACCCTGCCCCGCGACTCGAACCAAGCTCTGGGAATCGGGCAATTCGCCCTCGACTTCCTCAGGGGGACGCTGGGACCAGGCCCGAGCGAACAAGCGCTCGAAAGGGTGCGGATGTTCCATACCGACGCGTTGCTGTGCGGCTTCAGCGCCCTCGCCATGGGCACGAACGCCCCGACCCTTCTGAGGTCCGAAGCCTTCGAATACCCGGCAAAGGGCCGCGGCGCGACGGTTTTCGGGTCCGGAGCGCGGGTGCAGGCCGAGAAAGCGGTTGCGGCCAACTCCGCCGCCGTGCGCGAGTGGGATTCCAACGGCACGAACTTCGGCTACCGCCCCGAACTGGGCCATGCGGCGGGTGAGTTCGGCCATAACGACTACTATCCCGTGGTGGTCGCCGCCTGCCAAGAGTGCGGGCTCGATGGAGCAACGGCCCTTCGAGCGATGCTGCTGCTCGATGAGATCAGGGGGCGATTGGCTGAGGTGTTCAGCCTGAAATCGTACAAGCTGGACCATGTCGTCCACGGCGCGATCGCCTCGGCCGCAACTTACGGAGCCTTGAGGGGCGCAACGGCGGACCAGATCGAGAGCGCGATCGGGATGTTCGTCGCCCACTACATTCCCTGGCGCGCGATCCGGGCCGGCAAGCAGCTTTCCGATTCGAAAGGGGCATCAGCCGCGATCTCGGCCGAGGCCGCCGTGCTCTGCGCCAAGCGAGCGATGAGGGGGTTCGTCGGTCCCCGCGACGTGTTTCGCAACCCGGAAGCGATCTTCCGGTTTTTCGAGCCCACGACTCAGGGTCCGGAGAGGTGGAAAGAGGCGGGCGACTCCCCGTTCGATCTCGTGCTCACCCATTCGGGAGACGACTTCGCCGTAAGGGGGATGCACTTCAAGCTAGGGCTGTACGAACACCAGTCTGCCGGGGCGATTCAAGGCCTGCTCGACCTGCTTGTGGCTCATCCGAGCATCCTCGAAGGCGGCGCGGAGGGGATCGAGCGGATGACGATTCTAGCTTATGAGCCGGCCTTTGGGATTATCGGCAACCCTGCCAAGATGGACCCCCGCACTCGTCAAAGCGCGGACCATTCCATGGCGTACATCGTGGCGACCGTTCTTCGGAAAGCTCTGGAAAGGGGCGTTGCTCCGGCCATAGGCGGGTCGAGCGCGGAGGCGTGGAAGGAGCTCATGCTTCTGCCCGACGATTATGCAGAGGCGGACTCCGCAATTTTCCATCCTCTGACGCGCTCCCTGATGGCGAAAATCGAGTTTCTCCACGGCGGCCCGGAATATGACGCCAAGTACCCAGAGGGCATCCCCACCTCGCTGGTGATTCGACTGAAGTCGGGAGAGGCCCACGACTCCGGCCTCGTGATGTTTCCTGCCGGCCATGCCCGTAACACGGCCGCTCCCCTTGCCGACATCTTGCGCCAGAAGTGGACCCGTTTGGGAGCGATCGCTTTCGGATCGGATGCGGCGGCGGAAGAAGCCGTCGAGCGATTCGAGTCCGTAGCCGCGAACTCAGCCGAAGAACTCGACGGGCTCACCCAACTACCGTACCTCGGCTCGGCCTAA
- a CDS encoding dehydrogenase, with amino-acid sequence MSNNKKQTGISRRKVIGQAAGVAALATGLGSGSLAVHLGIEPRAKQAGANDKLVLGLIGCAGMGAANMRTLMGFNDVEVAAICDVDDNRMPGDFNEVNKKYGKRPSVYRDYRQMLERKDIDAVIIGSPDHWHALHLIHACEAGKDSYCEKPISHNVVEAVAMARCVEKHKRVVQVGTWQRSTREFTDAIDTIRSGKLGKIVHCRAWITDGFRAGNQQVAEVPSSLDYDFWTGPAEMIPYKANHVHYNWRWFSNTGGGMTTDWGVHMIDIALLGMSQDQDLVMPEEITTWGGQWAYAGDDRTAPDTIETLYKFRDPDFVLTWSVLRDHPGKPGHCTEFISAEGKTLRVWRGGWTLLDPDGKELPKESTTSPGSHWREWVDCVKSRGKPSADLGSVAQTTIVCHLSNVALQAGQPVRWNKAKMDLEGKAGRDTLAYSRPYRKPWVLPKY; translated from the coding sequence GTGTCAAACAACAAGAAGCAAACTGGAATCTCTCGTCGGAAGGTCATCGGGCAAGCCGCTGGGGTCGCAGCGTTGGCGACGGGTTTGGGATCCGGGTCGCTTGCGGTTCACCTTGGGATCGAGCCCCGCGCGAAGCAGGCGGGCGCAAACGACAAGCTGGTTCTTGGCCTTATCGGGTGCGCGGGAATGGGCGCGGCGAACATGCGGACGCTCATGGGGTTCAACGACGTCGAAGTCGCCGCGATCTGCGACGTAGACGACAACCGAATGCCCGGCGACTTCAACGAGGTCAACAAGAAGTACGGCAAACGGCCCTCCGTTTACCGCGACTACCGCCAGATGCTCGAGCGCAAGGACATCGACGCCGTAATCATCGGCAGCCCCGACCATTGGCACGCGCTGCACCTGATTCACGCCTGCGAGGCCGGAAAGGACTCCTATTGTGAGAAGCCGATCTCGCACAACGTCGTCGAGGCAGTAGCGATGGCGCGATGCGTCGAAAAACACAAGCGCGTCGTTCAGGTCGGGACTTGGCAACGAAGCACGCGAGAGTTCACCGACGCCATCGATACGATCCGGTCAGGAAAGCTCGGGAAGATCGTCCATTGCCGAGCATGGATCACGGACGGGTTCCGCGCGGGGAACCAACAGGTCGCTGAGGTTCCGAGCAGCCTCGATTACGATTTCTGGACCGGACCGGCCGAGATGATCCCCTACAAAGCCAACCACGTTCACTACAACTGGCGTTGGTTTTCGAACACCGGCGGCGGCATGACGACCGACTGGGGCGTTCACATGATCGACATCGCTCTGCTCGGGATGAGCCAAGACCAGGACCTCGTAATGCCCGAAGAGATCACGACTTGGGGCGGGCAGTGGGCCTATGCGGGCGATGACCGGACCGCGCCGGACACCATCGAGACCCTGTACAAGTTCCGCGATCCCGACTTCGTCCTCACTTGGTCGGTGCTGCGCGATCACCCCGGCAAGCCGGGGCACTGCACCGAGTTCATCAGCGCCGAGGGCAAGACTCTGAGGGTGTGGCGCGGAGGATGGACCCTCCTCGATCCGGACGGCAAGGAACTCCCGAAGGAGTCCACGACTTCTCCGGGAAGCCACTGGCGAGAGTGGGTCGATTGCGTGAAGTCCAGAGGCAAGCCAAGCGCTGACTTGGGTTCCGTCGCGCAGACGACCATCGTGTGCCACCTCTCGAACGTCGCCCTTCAAGCCGGCCAACCCGTGCGGTGGAACAAGGCGAAGATGGACCTCGAAGGCAAGGCGGGCCGCGATACCCTTGCGTACAGTCGGCCCTATCGCAAGCCTTGGGTCTTGCCCAAGTACTGA
- a CDS encoding formylglycine-generating enzyme yields MLTPVLLCAVGLFQSETYVEKLPQSTVEFKMVAVPGGKVKIGEEEVEVAPFYMAATETAWELFDQFLLSGEPSRPYDQTDFAPDVIARPSRSYILPDLGWGHQGYPVINVSHTNVDMFCRWLRSVTGKKYRLPTEAEWQLAAESGWKAPLTAEQAAQREWFAGNSEYTTHPVGKLKSNPLGLHDLLGNVGEWALDLKGKPVLCGGDIMFEAADLKPTVRRYYSPDWQMTDPQLPKSRWWLADGWFVGFRLVCDRPSK; encoded by the coding sequence ATGCTGACTCCTGTGCTCCTTTGCGCGGTCGGGCTTTTCCAAAGCGAAACCTACGTCGAGAAGCTCCCCCAATCGACCGTCGAGTTTAAGATGGTCGCGGTTCCGGGTGGGAAGGTGAAGATCGGCGAGGAGGAGGTCGAAGTGGCGCCGTTCTATATGGCGGCGACGGAAACGGCGTGGGAACTCTTCGACCAGTTCCTTTTGAGCGGCGAGCCCTCCCGGCCGTACGATCAGACTGACTTCGCCCCCGACGTGATCGCGCGCCCCAGCCGGAGCTACATTTTGCCCGACTTGGGTTGGGGGCACCAAGGCTATCCGGTCATCAACGTCTCGCACACGAACGTGGATATGTTCTGTCGGTGGCTGAGGAGCGTGACGGGAAAGAAATACCGTCTCCCGACGGAAGCCGAGTGGCAGTTGGCGGCCGAAAGCGGTTGGAAGGCGCCGCTCACCGCCGAACAAGCCGCTCAGCGGGAGTGGTTTGCGGGTAACAGCGAATACACCACGCATCCGGTGGGCAAGCTCAAATCGAACCCGTTGGGCCTTCATGACCTCCTTGGAAACGTTGGAGAGTGGGCGCTCGACCTGAAGGGAAAGCCTGTGCTTTGCGGGGGCGACATTATGTTCGAAGCCGCCGACCTGAAGCCCACTGTGCGCCGCTACTATTCGCCCGACTGGCAAATGACCGATCCCCAACTGCCGAAGTCGCGATGGTGGCTCGCCGACGGCTGGTTTGTCGGCTTCCGACTCGTTTGCGACCGCCCCTCCAAGTAG
- a CDS encoding inositol 2-dehydrogenase, translating to MSKKEITASRRQVLQAAGGVATAALLPKPLRAGVHVQGSDEIRVALVGCGGRGSGAAVNAVSVQRGPVKLVAMADVFEDRLNDSYKNLSGSIASRMDVPPERRFLGFDAYKRAMDTLRPGDVVILTTPPGFRWVHYEYAIQKKLNVFMEKPVSVDGPSSRKMLELNEKAISAGLKVSVGLMSRHTVGMQELAQRIREGAIGEIMLMRGYRMHGPAASSQSVPKPDGMSHLEYQIRRFHSFLWASGGCYSDFYIHHIDHLCWMKGALPVRAQGVGGRHYRANPEGLPFVDQNFDSYAVEYTFGDGSKFFFEGRCMNGAHGIYSSYVHGTKGLGVVARAGDFGGPQAIHSNQILAPESLVWQSTDRSNPYQNEWEVLVGKIRDNEPHNEVKTGVETCLVTNMGRMAAHTGQEITFEQMLNCEHEFGPTVAELTSDSPSPLMPGADGRYPIPQPGILKDREY from the coding sequence ATGAGCAAGAAGGAAATCACAGCTTCGAGGCGGCAAGTGTTGCAGGCGGCGGGGGGCGTCGCGACGGCCGCCCTTCTACCCAAACCGCTTCGAGCGGGCGTCCACGTGCAAGGGAGCGACGAGATTCGTGTCGCGCTTGTGGGATGTGGCGGAAGGGGCAGCGGCGCGGCGGTCAACGCCGTGAGCGTTCAGCGCGGCCCAGTGAAGTTGGTCGCCATGGCCGACGTGTTCGAGGATAGGCTCAACGACAGCTACAAGAACCTCTCCGGATCGATCGCATCGAGAATGGACGTTCCACCGGAGCGGCGGTTCTTGGGCTTCGACGCCTACAAGCGCGCGATGGACACCTTGCGGCCGGGAGACGTGGTGATTCTGACCACGCCGCCTGGCTTTCGGTGGGTGCATTACGAGTATGCGATCCAGAAGAAGCTCAACGTGTTCATGGAGAAACCGGTGTCGGTCGATGGCCCGAGCAGCCGGAAGATGCTCGAACTCAACGAGAAGGCGATCTCGGCGGGCCTAAAGGTGAGCGTCGGGCTGATGTCGCGCCACACGGTCGGGATGCAGGAACTCGCTCAGCGCATTCGCGAGGGCGCCATCGGCGAGATCATGCTGATGCGAGGGTACCGAATGCACGGCCCCGCCGCGTCGTCGCAATCGGTGCCGAAGCCCGACGGAATGTCTCACCTCGAATATCAGATTCGGAGGTTCCACAGTTTCCTCTGGGCGAGCGGGGGCTGTTATTCGGATTTCTACATCCACCACATCGACCACCTTTGCTGGATGAAGGGAGCGCTGCCGGTCAGGGCGCAAGGCGTAGGGGGCAGACATTATCGGGCCAACCCGGAGGGTCTACCTTTCGTCGATCAGAACTTCGACTCATACGCCGTTGAATACACGTTCGGAGACGGCAGCAAGTTCTTCTTTGAGGGACGGTGCATGAACGGCGCTCACGGCATCTACTCGTCCTACGTTCATGGAACGAAGGGCCTTGGAGTGGTGGCGCGTGCCGGCGACTTCGGAGGTCCGCAAGCGATTCACTCGAATCAAATCCTCGCGCCCGAATCGCTCGTTTGGCAGTCCACCGACCGTAGCAACCCGTACCAGAACGAATGGGAAGTCCTGGTGGGGAAGATCCGGGACAACGAGCCTCATAACGAGGTCAAGACCGGCGTCGAGACCTGCCTCGTGACCAACATGGGGCGGATGGCGGCTCACACCGGGCAAGAGATCACGTTCGAGCAGATGCTGAATTGCGAGCACGAATTCGGCCCGACGGTCGCCGAGCTCACCAGCGACTCGCCCTCGCCCCTGATGCCGGGGGCAGACGGCCGCTACCCGATTCCCCAGCCTGGAATCCTCAAGGACCGAGAGTATTGA
- a CDS encoding peptidase S8, with protein sequence MLTSLLLAAWAASRVDEPIRLGDRLCHPRRLIAKFASAGDLKRSIPKGGKVLAWYPQISVAVVETPKGALQASRKWMAERTRAQWVDFDRVALPAYEPNDPMWPDMWHMRAIKADLAWDHSFGSDAVTVAVIDTGVDLTHEDLSANAWVNGGEIPGNGIDDDLNGYIDDIIGYDFAYGDPDPDDVHGHGTACAGLVAAVQDNSLGVTGVAPRAKVMALKAATDAGYFYDSANIAAYLYAADNGANVLSMSYFSDRVSRAEGDAIRYCRQNGVLPVAAAGNSSSVYPYYPAAYDDVLSVAALNTSLRKAGFSNHGYWVDVAAPGTSLWTTTAGGGYTSGFGGTSGACPHVAGLAALLLGAKPGSTAGEVRAAIEDTAIPVNQGSYGVYCNYGIIDAEAAMLSILGPPAPPRPPEVRVVSGLGSQIADFHYDTDAVMTFRLHGRGLDRATTASVRIGEVELPIANRQRDWITAVYLPPITGPLKLFLDGQEAYSLTMPNTFTMAHPLLAASTPEGGAACWGGFAEALLEDSQYVRVTRRDDGRIVLHGVFRQVQFAARMDLLVQRHFTGTSEGTETIQLYDWSSASYPYGNFVTIHSGPVPTEPTTSTFNLTDPIRFMDPERTIYFRILTSEDLPEGAELRLDVARIALK encoded by the coding sequence ATGCTGACTTCCTTATTGCTAGCCGCTTGGGCTGCGTCCCGCGTGGATGAGCCCATCAGGCTGGGGGATAGGCTCTGCCACCCCCGGCGATTGATCGCCAAGTTCGCTTCGGCGGGCGACCTCAAGCGTTCCATCCCCAAGGGCGGGAAGGTGCTTGCTTGGTATCCGCAGATTTCGGTTGCCGTGGTCGAGACGCCGAAGGGCGCTCTGCAGGCCTCGCGAAAGTGGATGGCCGAACGGACGCGTGCGCAGTGGGTGGACTTCGACCGAGTGGCGCTTCCCGCCTACGAGCCGAACGACCCGATGTGGCCGGATATGTGGCACATGCGAGCGATCAAGGCGGACCTCGCTTGGGACCATTCGTTCGGAAGCGACGCCGTCACGGTAGCGGTGATCGATACCGGCGTCGATCTCACGCATGAGGACCTGTCGGCCAACGCTTGGGTGAACGGCGGCGAGATTCCCGGAAACGGGATCGACGACGACCTGAACGGCTATATCGACGATATCATTGGATACGACTTCGCTTACGGCGACCCCGACCCGGATGACGTACATGGGCATGGAACGGCGTGCGCGGGGCTTGTGGCCGCCGTCCAAGACAATTCGCTCGGCGTGACGGGCGTCGCTCCACGAGCCAAAGTCATGGCGCTGAAGGCCGCCACGGACGCGGGCTACTTCTACGACTCGGCCAACATCGCCGCATACCTGTACGCCGCCGACAATGGGGCGAACGTGCTCTCGATGAGCTACTTCTCCGACCGCGTGAGCCGAGCTGAGGGCGATGCGATCCGCTACTGCCGGCAAAACGGAGTTCTTCCCGTCGCCGCTGCAGGGAATTCGTCTTCCGTGTATCCATACTATCCCGCTGCCTACGACGACGTCTTGAGCGTAGCCGCTCTGAACACGAGCCTCAGGAAGGCGGGCTTCTCGAACCACGGGTATTGGGTCGATGTGGCCGCTCCGGGAACGAGTCTATGGACGACGACGGCAGGGGGAGGTTACACCTCCGGCTTTGGAGGGACGAGCGGTGCGTGTCCCCACGTAGCCGGCCTGGCGGCGCTGTTGTTGGGCGCGAAGCCCGGTTCGACTGCTGGCGAGGTGCGGGCGGCGATTGAAGATACCGCGATTCCGGTCAATCAAGGTTCTTATGGCGTGTACTGCAACTACGGCATCATCGACGCTGAGGCCGCCATGCTGTCGATTTTGGGGCCCCCGGCGCCTCCACGACCTCCGGAGGTTCGCGTCGTTTCGGGGCTGGGTTCCCAGATCGCCGACTTCCACTACGATACGGACGCGGTTATGACTTTCCGCTTGCACGGACGGGGACTCGATCGGGCGACTACGGCTTCGGTGAGGATCGGCGAGGTGGAATTGCCCATCGCGAATCGGCAGCGAGACTGGATCACCGCTGTGTATCTTCCACCCATCACGGGGCCGCTCAAGCTCTTTTTGGACGGTCAGGAAGCGTACTCGCTCACGATGCCGAACACCTTCACGATGGCTCACCCGTTGCTGGCCGCATCGACTCCAGAAGGCGGAGCTGCGTGCTGGGGCGGCTTCGCCGAGGCGCTGCTTGAGGACAGCCAATACGTTCGCGTTACGCGAAGAGACGACGGAAGGATCGTCCTGCATGGAGTGTTTCGACAGGTGCAGTTCGCTGCGCGTATGGACTTGCTGGTTCAGAGGCACTTCACGGGTACATCTGAGGGGACCGAGACGATTCAACTCTACGACTGGAGTTCGGCTTCGTACCCGTATGGAAACTTCGTAACGATCCACAGCGGACCCGTCCCGACTGAGCCCACCACTTCCACGTTCAACCTCACCGATCCAATCCGATTCATGGACCCGGAACGAACGATCTATTTCCGGATTCTCACTTCAGAGGATCTACCGGAAGGCGCCGAACTCAGACTGGACGTTGCTCGGATTGCGCTGAAGTAA